A single window of Pieris rapae chromosome 4, ilPieRapa1.1, whole genome shotgun sequence DNA harbors:
- the LOC110995402 gene encoding mitotic checkpoint protein BUB3, which produces MTVTRVAESRTEFKLKSLPEDAISSVKFAPKSNQFLLVSSWDCSVRLYDVSANIERHKYNHELPVLDVCFRDAVHSYSGGLDQTLKMYDLNATTETVLGDHKGAIRCVEFAAEVNAVLTGSWDGTVKMWDSRVPNCVGTYNQGNERVYTMSIVGEKFVVGTSGRKIFVWDVRNMGHVNQRRESSLKYQTRCIRVFPNKQGYVLSSIEGRVAVEYLDSNPEVQKKKYAFKCHRIKESGVEKIYPVNAISFHSIYNTFATGGSDGYVNIWDGFNKKRLCQFHRYNTAVSSLSFSHDGSALAIACSQLDETEAEDPKPDDTIYIRYVTDQETKPK; this is translated from the exons ATGACTGTCACGCGGGTTGCAGAATCCCGCacggaatttaaattaaaaagtctcCCGGAGGACGCTATATCAAGTGTTAAGTTTGCACCGAAATCAAATCAGTTTCTCCTTGTGTCCTCTTGGGACTGTTCTGTTAGGCTCTATGATGTATCTGCTAATATTGAAAGACACAAGTACAATCACGAACTACCCGTACTAGATGTTTGTTTTAGG gaTGCTGTACATTCTTATAGTGGTGGCTTAGATCAGACGTTAAAAATGTACGATTTAAACGCCACTACAGAAACTGTATTAGGTGACCATAAGGGTGCGATACGTTGTGTGGAATTTGCTGCAGAAGTGAATGCTGTGTTAACTGGAAGCTGGGATGGTACTGTAAAAATGTGGGATAGCAGAGTGCCTAATTGTGTAGGAACATACAATCAAGGCAATGAAAGG gtTTATACAATGAGTATTGTAGGAGAGAAATTTGTAGTAGGCACATCTGGGCGGAAGATTTTTGTATGGGATGTACGTAACATGGGTCATGTTAATCAGAGGAGAGAATCGTCACTTAAATATCAAACCCGTTGTATAAGAGTATTTCCAAACAAGCAGGGCTATGTCTTAAGTTCTATTGAGGGTAGAGTGGCTGTTGAGTACTTGGACAGCAATCCTGAagttcaaaaaaagaaatatgcatTTAAGTGTCATAGAATAAAAGAATcag gtgtagaaaaaatatatcctgTGAATGCAATAAGTTTTCACTCCATTTACAACACATTTGCAACTGGTGGATCTGATggttatgttaatatttggGATGGTTTCAATAAAAAGCGACTGTGTCAATTTCACag atatAACACAGCTGTGTCCTCTCTAAGTTTCTCTCATGACGGTTCAGCATTAGCTATTGCCTGCTCCCAATTAGACGAAACAGAAGCTGAGGATCCGAAACCAGATGACACAATCTACATCCGATATGTAACAGACCAAGAGACAAAACCTAAATGA
- the LOC110995409 gene encoding brefeldin A-inhibited guanine nucleotide-exchange protein 1, with translation MQTNLKTKEMFIVRALEKILADKDIKRSYHSQLKKSCEVALEEIKTELKNGGQAETSESPTSGTLPLPKNDASNVITAEKYFLPFELACQSKASRIVVTALDCLQKLIAYGHLTGNIPDSTTPRKLLIDRIVETICSCFNGPQTDEGVQLQIIKALLTVITSQHVEVHEGTVLLAVRTCYNIYLASKNLINQTTARATLTQMLNVIFTKMENQALEAENNTNNQSSDVCHKIPNGNIVSDEANNVYNEENKVTLNSEEANDDVLEAKLIARQIVDSVIDNAISIATKKQMEENIENIPDNNEIPSDTQDSHSVSQDSNGLVQSETPIPRIPSQESVDVISENDNSVTAKFTHVLQKDAFLVFRALCKLSMKPLPEGTPDPKSHELRSKILSLHLLLSILQNAGPVFRNNEMFITAIKQYLCVALSKNGVSSVPEVFELSLAIFLALLQNFKVHLKKQIEVFFKEIFMNILETTSSTFEHKWMVIQALTRICGDAQSVVDIYVNYDCDLSAANLFQRLVNDVSKIAQGRQAVELGATPNQEKSMRIRGLECLVSILKCMVEWSKELYINPNMQTTLGERPVREESDHHSIKSHGGSSVSLVSTGSSNIGNRETLDSPEQFEVLKQQKEVWETGIDLFNRKPKKGVAFLQEQTLLGTSIKEIAEWLLTDERLDKTFIGEYLGENDDHSKEVMYAYVDSMNFGNMDIVAALRHFLEGFRLPGEAQKIDRLMEKFAARYCECNPTNTLFTSADTVYVLAFSIIMLTTDLHSPQVKNKMTKEQYIKLNSGISDNNDLPREYLSQIYDEIAGHEIKMKNTSKPGKHMFTNEKKRKFIWNMEMEQISTAAKNLMESVSHVQTPFTTAKHVEHVRPMFKMAWTPFLAAFSVGLQDCDDPEIASLCLDGIRCAVRIACIFHMSLERDAYVQALARFTLLTANSPITEMKAKNIDTIKTLITVAHTDGNYLGSSWLDVVKCISQLELAQLIGTGVRPQFLSGSGIKPQPDALKFSLMALDPSVKEHIGETSSQSVVVAVDRIFTGSTRLDGDAIVDFVKALCQVSLDELSHPSNPRIFSLQKIVEISYYNMGRIRLQWSRIWQVLGDHFNKVGCSSNEDIAFFAVDSLRQLSMKFIEKGEFANFKFQKDFLRPFEHIMKKNSSPTIRDMVVRCIAQMVNSQAPNIKSGWKNIFSVFHLAASDQDESIVDLAFQTTGKIITDLYEKQFPAMIDSFQDAVKCLSEFACNAKFPDTSMEAIRLVRSCASAVGASPHLFAEHAGLEGEPGAPEEDRVWLRGWFPLLFSLSCVVSRCKLDVRTRGLTVLFEIIKTHGDAFRPHWWRDLFNILFRIFDNMKLPEHQLEKNEWMTTTCNHALYAIVDVFTQYFDILGSLLLEQLYAQLHWCVQQDNEQLARSGTNCLENLVISNGTKFTEDTWSKTCQIMLDIFNSTLPTSLLTWKPEENEDGEIQHVRHGILKKPQGGDEIKSSNRVFNSLLIKCVVQLELIQTIDNIVFYPATSRKEDAETLALAAAELTGGHPGTEQECQREEQGMYRLLSSPHLLRLVECLMCSHRFAKTFNTNNVQRNVLWKANFKGSVKPNMLKQETQSLACVLRILFKMYSDETRRSHWPAVQNSLITICCEALEYFAGLNNEAHRDAWTSILLLILTRILKMPDERFAAHVSNYYPLLCEITCFDLKPELRSVLRRVFIRIGPVFNIVSNTQ, from the exons ATGCAAACCAACCTCAAGActaaagaaatgtttatagTCAGGGCTTTAGAAAAGATTTTGGCTGATAAGGACATAAAACGCTCCTACCATAGTCAGCTTAAAAAGTCCTGCGAAGTCGCTCTTG AGGAAATAAAAACTGAGTTAAAAAATGGTGGTCAAGCAGAAACATCAGAAAGTCCTACATCGGGCACATTGCCCTTACCGAAAAATGATGCATCCAATGTTATTACAgcagaaaaatatttcttaccaTTTGAACTAGCGTGCCAGAGTAAAGCATCTCGAATAGTTGTGACTGCTTTGGATTGTCTCCAGAAGTTAATTGCTTATGGTCATTTAACTGGAAACATTCCAGACTCAACAACACCAAGAAAACTCCTTATTGATAGAATTGTTGAAACTATTTGTAGCTGCTTTAATGGCCCACAAACAGATGAGGGTGTGCAACTGCAAATTATTAAGGCCCTATTAACAGTTATTACAAGTCAACATGTTGAAGTTCATGAGGGCACAGTGCTTCTTGCTGTTAGAACCTGCTATAACATATACTTGGCTAGTAAAAATCTTATCAATCAAACTACAGCCAGAGCCACTCTGACCCAAATgcttaatgttatatttactaaaatggAAAATCAGGCACTTGAAGCAGagaataatactaataatcaATCTAGTGATGTTTGTCATAAAATTCCTAATGGCAATATAGTCTCAGATGAAGCTAATAATGTGTATAATGAAGAAAACAAAGTCACTCTCAACTCAGAAGAGGCTAATGATGATGTTTTAGAGGCCAAGCTAATTGCACGGCAAATTGTTGACTCTGTAATTGATAATGCTATATCAATTGCAACAAAAAAGCAGATGGAGgagaatattgaaaatatacctGATAATAATGAAATCCCATCTGATACTCAAGATAGTCACAGTGTATCACAAGATAGTAATGGGCTAGTTCAAAGTGAAACCCCCATCCCTAGAATACCATCACAAGAAAGTGTTGATGTAATTTCAGAGAATGATAATTCTGTTACTGCAAAATTTACTCATGTTTTGCAAAAAGATGCATTCTTGGTATTCAGAGCTTTATGCAAATTATCTATGAAGCCACTTCCTGAAGGCACCCCAGACCCTAAATCACACGAGCTAAGatctaaaattttatctttgcATCTTCTTCTTTCTATCCTTCAGAATGCAGGTCCAGTATtcagaaataatgaaatgtttataACGGCAATTAAACAATATCTCTGTGTAGCTTTATCTAAAAACGGAGTTAGTTCTGTACCTGAAGTTTTTGAACTTTCTTTAGCTATATTCTTAGCTTTACTTCAGAACTTCAAGGTTCACTTAAAGAAGCAAATTGAAGTTTTCTTCAAGgagatttttatgaatatccTAGAGACCACTAGTTCCACTTTTGAACATAAATGGATGGTTATTCAAGCCTTGACAAGAATTTGCGGAGATGCTCAAAGTGTTGTTGATATATATGTCAACTATGATTGTGACTTGTCAGCTGCAAACTTATTCCAACGATTGGTAAATGATGTTTCAAAAATTGCACAAGGTAGACAAGCAGTTGAACTTGGTGCCACTCCAAATCAAGAAAAATCCATGAGAATAAGAGGACTAGAATGCcttgtttcaatattaaaatgtatggtGGAATGGAGCAAAGAGTTATATATTAATCCAAACATGCAGACAACTCTTGGTGAGAGACCTGTGAGGGAGGAATCTGACCATCATAGTATTAAGTCACATGGGGGTTCTAGTGTTAGTTTAGTTTCTACTGGTTCAAGTAACATTGGAAATAGAGAAACTTTAGACTCTCCTGAACAGTTTGAAGTGTTGAAACAGCAAAAAGAGGTGTGGGAGACTggaattgatttatttaaccgAAAACCAAAAAAAGGTGTAGCTTTTTTGCAGGAACAAACTTTACTGGGAACATCCATAAAAGAAATAGCAGAGTGGTTACTGACTGATGAAAGActtgataaaacatttattggaGAATACTTAGGGGAAAATGATGATCATTCAAAAGAAGTAATGTATGCTTATGTTGACTCAATGAACTTTGGTAACATGGACATTGTAGCTGCTTTACGACATTTTCTGGAAGGCTTTAGGTTGCCAGGAGAAGCCCAAAAAATTGATAGATTAATGGAAAAATTTGCTGCACGGTATTGTGAATGTAACCCGACCAACACACTTTTCACAAGTGCAGACACAGTTTATGTATTAGCATTTTCTATTATAATGCTAACAACTGATTTGCATTCGCCACAAGTAAAGAATAAAATGACTAAAGAACAATACATCAAGCTAAATAGTGGTATTAGTGATAACAATGATTTACCTCGTGAATATCTATCTCAAATATATGATGAAATAGCTGGccatgaaattaaaatgaagaACACCTCAAAACCTGGGAAGCATATGTTTACCAATGAAAAGAAGCGTAAATTTATTTGGAACATGGAGATGGAACAAATATCTACTGCTGCTAAAAACTTAATGGAATCTGTGTCACATGTTCAGACACCTTTCACTACAGCCAAGCATGTTGAGCATGTGCGACCTATGTTCAAAATGGCTTGGACCCCATTTTTAGCTGCATTCTCAGTGGGATTACAGGATTGTGATGACCCTGAAATAGCCTCATTATGTTTAGATGGCATCAGATGTGCGGTAAGAATTGCTTGTATCTTCCACATGTCACTGGAAAGGGATGCATATGTACAAGCGTTAGCGCGTTTTACACTACTAACAGCGAATTCCCCCATTACAGAAATGAAAGCTAAGAATATtgatacaataaaaactttgataACAGTGGCGCACACTGATGGTAACTACCTTGGATCTAGTTGGTTGGATGTGGTCAAATGCATTTCACAATTAGAACTCGCACAGCTTATCGGTACAGGTGTGCGGCCCCAGTTTCTCTCAGGATCTGGAATAAAACCTCAACCGGATGCATTAAAATTTAGTCTGATGGCATTAGATCCCAGTGTAAAAGAACATATTGGAGAAACAAGTTCTCAGAGTGTTGTAGTCGCTGTCGACAGAATATTTACAGGATCAACCAGACTGGATGGTGACGCTATTGTTGATTTTGTAAAAGCCCTTTGCCAAGTATCTCTTGATGAGTTAAGCCATCCATCTAATCCTCGTATATTTTCTCTACAAAAAATTGTTGAGATTTCATACTACAATATGGGGCGTATTAGGCTCCAATGGTCTCGCATTTGGCAAGTGCTTGGCGACCATTTCAATAAAGTAGGATGCAGTAGCAACGAAGATATAGCTTTCTTCGCGGTTGACTCCTTGAGACAATTGTCCATGAAGTTTATAGAGAAAGGTGAATTTGCTAACTTCAAATTCCAAAAGGACTTCCTGCGTCCTTTCGAAcacataatgaaaaaaaatagctCACCAACAATTAGAGATATGGTGGTTCGCTGTATCGCACAGATGGTTAATTCACAAGCACCGAACATTAAATCTGgatggaaaaatatattttcagtattTCACTTAGCAGCCAGTGACCAGGACGAATCGATCGTTGATCTAGCATTCCAAACGACaggaaaaattattacagaCTTATACGAAAAACAATTTCCAGCCATGATTGACTCATTCCAAGACGCTGTTAAATGTCTATCAGAGTTTGCCTGTAATGCTAAGTTTCCAGATACATCGATGGAAGCTATAAGACTGGTTAGATCTTGTGCGAGTGCCGTTGGTGCGTCTCCACATTTGTTCGCGGAGCACGCTGGCCTGGAGGGAGAACCTGGGGCCCCAGAAGAAGATAGAGTCTGGTTGAGAGGATGGTTCCCACTATTGTTTTCACTCTCGTGTGTTGTGAGTCGCTGTAAGCTTGATGTACGAACAAGAGGACTTACTGTCCtctttgaaattataaaaacgcaTGGTGATGCATTCCGTCCCCATTGGTGGAGagatctttttaatatattattccgAATATTTGACAATATGAAGTTGCCTGAACATCAATTGGAAAAGAACGAATGGATGACTACAACATGTAACCACGCGTTGTATGCTATAGTAGACGtgtttacacaatatttcGACATTCTAGGCTCTTTATTGTTAGAGCAGCTGTACGCACAACTGCATTGGTGCGTTCAACAAGACAATGAACAACTTGCTAGGTCAGGTACGAATTGTTTAGAAAATCTAGTCATATCGAATGGTACGAAGTTCACCGAGGACACGTGGAGCAAAACGTGTCAAATTATGttggatatatttaatagtaccCTTCCTACTTCATTGCTGACTTGGAAACCTGAAGAAAACGAAGATGGAGAGATCCAGCACGTGCGACATGGCATTCTTAAAAAACCACAAGGTGgtgatgaaattaaatcatCGAATCGCGTGTTTAACAGCCTTCTCATAAAGTGTGTCGTACAGTTGGAACTCATTCAAACTATTGACAATATCGTGTTTTATCCTGCGACCTCAAGAAAAGAAGACGCAGAGACTTTAGCCCTAGCAGCGGCCGAATTGACGGGTGGACATCCGGGGACCGAGCAAGAATGTCAGAGAGAAGAACAAGGCATGTATAGGCTGCTCAGCTCGCCACACTTACTACGTCTGGTAGAATGTCTTATGTGCAGTCATCGGTTCGCTAAGACATTCAATACTAATAATGTGCAAAGAAATGTATTGTGGAAAGCAAACTTCAAGGGTTCAGTGAAACCCAATATGTTGAAACAGGAGACGCAGTCGCTAGCGTGCGTATTGCGgatactatttaaaatgtatagcgATGAGACTCGGCGGAGTCATTGGCCTGCGGTACAGAACAGTCTTATAACTATATGTTGTGAAGCCTTGGAGTACTTTGCGGGACTTAATAACGAAGCCCATCGGGATGCCTGGACCTCCATCCTTCTTCTCATTCTCACCCGAATATTAAAGATGCCCGATGAAAGA TTTGCGGCGCACGTGTCAAATTACTACCCCCTGCTCTGCGAGATCACCTGCTTCGATCTGAAGCCGGAGCTTCGGTCAGTTCTTCGAAGGGTCTTTATACGAATCGGTccagtttttaatatagtttctaACAcgcaataa